CCCGGCGGCGGGTTCGGGTTTGCGGGGCGCGTCCGGCGTGATGTCGCTGCCCCGCACCAGCCCCAGTTTTTTGAACAGGGCGTCCTTGTCAACGCCGTCAGGGGTCATGGGGCGGCGTCCTTTTCGGGTTCCCGGCTCAGGGCCATGGCCGCAAGCCGCAGGGCGCCGCTCTTTCCATGCAGACCCGTTTCCAGGGCGGGCCCCACGCAGCTTGGGCAGCCTTCCCGGCAGGGGCATCCCGACAGTAGGGCCACCACCGCCTCCAGCAGGCTGGCGTGGTGGGTGAACAGCTTGTCGCTGAATCCCACCCCGCCGGGATAGGTCTCATAGAGGAAGACGGAGGGCTTCTCCGACACGGGGGCGCGCAGCATGGCCTGCGCGCGGACATCGCCCAGGTCGCAGAGCACATGCACCGGGGCCACCTGCCGCAGCGCGTTGGCCAGGCCGTGGAGCCCCTCGCCGAGCCGCTCCTTTTCAAGCCCGGCCTTTTCCAGGGTTTCCGGGTCAAACTCGATCCAGTAGCCCGTCGTGTGCATCGTCTGCTCGGGCAGGTGAATCTCGCCCCAGCCCACGTTCTCGTGGGTGCCGAACTTGATTTTCTTGTAGATGGTGGGCAGCCAGGTCACGCTGAGTTCGCCCGTGCAGCGGGTGGCGGCGCCCCGCGCCTCCTCGCGGAACCGGTCCAGCACCTTCAGGTCCACCTTGGTCTCCGCGTCGGTGTAGTAGTCCACCTCCACGGGTTTGGCGTGGGCCTTCCGGTTCTCCAGGTCCAGCGACTCGATGAGATACTGGCGGGTCTCGTGCAGGTAGACGGCGTTCTGGTAGACCTCTGTGGGCGCGGCGAAGTAGTCAATCTCGCCGATGACCCGGCCGTTGTCCGTCACGTCCAGGATGACCACATTGCCCGGCGCGGCGGTGCGCAGGCTGATGTCCGACGCGGGGTAGGTTTCTGCGCTCCAGTGCCACTTGTCCCGCACCTTGCGCAGGACGCGCGAGTCCGCCAGATAGTCCAGCAGCTCCGCCGTCGAGTGCGCGTCCAGGCCGAAGGCCTCCCCCTCGGCAAAGGGCAGCTCGAAGGCCGCGCATTTGAGGTGGCCCGCCAGGATGATCAGGTTGTTCGGGTCCACCGTGCCGCTCTCAGGAGACTGGTCGAAAAAATACTCCGGGTGGGCGATGATGTACTGGTCCAGGGGCGCGCTCGACGCCACCAGCACCACCAGCGACACGGCGCTGCGCCGCCCCGCGCGCCCCGCCTGCTGCCAGGTGCTGGCCACGCTGTCGGCGTAGCCCGCCATGACGCACACGTCCAGCGAGCCGATGTCTATGCCCAGTTCCAGGGCGTTTGTGCTCACCACCGTCATCACCTCGCCCGCGCGC
The DNA window shown above is from Candidatus Hydrogenedentota bacterium and carries:
- a CDS encoding DEAD/DEAH box helicase — encoded protein: MNVAQAIDRLRADASFCHNLTRWQTIPATPAEFCGFPEGIHPQVAGGYAKRGIERLFSHQYEAVSAVLAGENVCVVTPTASGKTLCYNLPVLNRLVENPNARALYLFPTKALGQDQVNELTSTIEALEVKIGTYTFDGDTPASARKAVRNAGHVIVTNPDMLHTGILPHHTIWIKLFENLEFVVIDEIHHYRGVFGSHLANVIRRLKRICAFYGSSPRFICCSATIANPREMAERIIEAPVRLVDRNGAPRGEKHFLFYNPPVVNHELGIRASCVKQAARLAANLLSRDIQSIVFARSRLRVEIMTTYLKQAVRRMNRPEALVRGYRGGYLPTERREIERGLRAGEVMTVVSTNALELGIDIGSLDVCVMAGYADSVASTWQQAGRAGRRSAVSLVVLVASSAPLDQYIIAHPEYFFDQSPESGTVDPNNLIILAGHLKCAAFELPFAEGEAFGLDAHSTAELLDYLADSRVLRKVRDKWHWSAETYPASDISLRTAAPGNVVILDVTDNGRVIGEIDYFAAPTEVYQNAVYLHETRQYLIESLDLENRKAHAKPVEVDYYTDAETKVDLKVLDRFREEARGAATRCTGELSVTWLPTIYKKIKFGTHENVGWGEIHLPEQTMHTTGYWIEFDPETLEKAGLEKERLGEGLHGLANALRQVAPVHVLCDLGDVRAQAMLRAPVSEKPSVFLYETYPGGVGFSDKLFTHHASLLEAVVALLSGCPCREGCPSCVGPALETGLHGKSGALRLAAMALSREPEKDAAP